Proteins from a single region of Flaviflexus salsibiostraticola:
- a CDS encoding HAD-IIA family hydrolase, with the protein MSSWLIDMDGVLVHEGLALNGAREFLGRLEENGIPHLILTNNSIFTPRDLAARLSTSGIEVDESRIWTSALATARFLATQSDSRRAYVVGEAGLTTALYEENFIMTTANPDFVILGETRTYSFEAITNAIRLIQGGARFIATNPDATGPSAEGDLPATGAVAAMIEKATGRSPFFLGKPNPIMLRYGLNRMGAHSENTSIVGDRMDTDILAGIEAGLRTHLVLTGSTRREDISKFPFRPEHVHNSIADVIDYV; encoded by the coding sequence ATGAGCTCTTGGCTGATTGATATGGATGGCGTCCTCGTACACGAGGGCCTGGCACTGAACGGGGCCCGGGAATTCCTCGGGCGCCTCGAAGAGAACGGCATCCCCCACCTCATCCTGACCAACAACTCGATCTTCACGCCGCGCGATCTCGCCGCGCGGCTCTCAACCTCCGGCATCGAGGTCGACGAGAGCCGGATCTGGACTTCGGCACTCGCCACGGCACGATTCCTCGCCACCCAGTCCGATTCCCGCCGCGCCTACGTGGTCGGCGAGGCGGGCCTGACGACGGCTCTGTATGAAGAGAACTTCATCATGACGACCGCGAACCCGGACTTCGTCATCCTCGGCGAGACGCGCACCTACTCCTTCGAGGCGATCACCAACGCTATCCGCCTCATCCAGGGCGGCGCCCGCTTCATCGCCACCAACCCTGATGCGACCGGCCCCTCCGCCGAGGGCGACCTCCCGGCGACCGGTGCCGTGGCGGCCATGATCGAGAAGGCGACGGGCCGGAGCCCGTTCTTCCTCGGCAAGCCCAACCCGATCATGCTCCGCTACGGCCTCAACAGGATGGGCGCCCACTCGGAGAACACCTCGATCGTCGGCGACCGCATGGACACCGACATCCTCGCCGGTATCGAGGCCGGCCTCCGCACGCACCTCGTCCTCACGGGTTCGACCCGCCGGGAGGACATCTCGAAGTTCCCGTTCCGGCCCGAGCACGTCCACAACTCGATCGCCGACGTCATCGACTACGTCTGA
- a CDS encoding exodeoxyribonuclease III — protein MRLVTWNVNSVRTRIDRVIGFLERSNTDVLAIQETKCRVDQFPYAPFEEAGYEVAVTGLNQWNGVALISRVGIENVRTQFEGQPAFAKPDQEPVVEPRAIGATCGGIDVWSLYVPNGRSITDPHYAYKLSFLTALAEQGRSRLADDPSADIALVGDWNVAPQDHDVWDIELFQDNLYVTDGERRALQSVVDAGFAEVTREHEPDQYTFWEYQQLRFPRNEGMRIDFQHFSPSLAGRVAHASIDRDERKGKGASDHVPVIVDIED, from the coding sequence ATGAGACTTGTGACCTGGAATGTGAACTCCGTCCGCACCCGCATCGATCGCGTCATCGGCTTCCTCGAGCGTTCGAATACGGATGTGCTCGCCATCCAGGAGACGAAGTGCCGGGTCGACCAGTTCCCGTACGCACCCTTCGAGGAGGCCGGCTACGAGGTCGCCGTCACCGGCCTCAACCAGTGGAACGGTGTTGCCCTCATCTCCCGCGTCGGGATCGAGAACGTGCGCACCCAGTTCGAGGGCCAGCCCGCCTTCGCGAAGCCCGATCAGGAGCCGGTGGTCGAGCCGCGTGCGATCGGCGCCACCTGCGGCGGGATCGACGTGTGGAGCCTCTACGTCCCCAATGGCCGGTCGATCACCGACCCGCACTACGCCTACAAGCTGTCATTCCTCACGGCGCTCGCAGAGCAGGGCAGGTCGCGCCTCGCCGACGACCCCTCGGCCGACATCGCCCTCGTCGGCGACTGGAACGTCGCACCTCAGGATCACGACGTGTGGGACATCGAGCTGTTCCAGGACAACCTCTATGTGACCGATGGCGAGCGCCGCGCGCTGCAGTCCGTGGTCGACGCCGGCTTCGCCGAGGTCACCCGCGAACACGAGCCGGACCAGTACACGTTCTGGGAATACCAGCAGCTCCGCTTCCCTAGGAACGAGGGGATGAGGATCGACTTCCAGCACTTCTCCCCCTCCCTCGCCGGACGAGTCGCGCACGCGAGCATCGACCGCGATGAGCGCAAGGGCAAGGGTGCCTCCGACCACGTCCCCGTCATCGTCGACATCGAGGACTGA
- a CDS encoding TrmH family RNA methyltransferase, with amino-acid sequence MTDAEQAVDPRLDPELIEQGDTRNVVDRYRFWSVEAIRADLDESRSALHIAIENLDHDLNIGSIVRTGNAFNVGGVHIVGRRRWNRRGAMVTDRYLDIIHQPEPADLAGWAQANGYAIIGIDNVPGCTDLEASPLPERSILVFGQESNGISPELLAECTEVRQIPMYGSTRSMNVAAAAAIAIHSWSVTHQYRG; translated from the coding sequence GTGACGGACGCCGAGCAGGCGGTCGACCCGCGGCTCGATCCCGAGCTGATCGAGCAGGGCGATACGCGCAACGTCGTCGATCGGTACCGGTTCTGGAGCGTTGAGGCGATCAGGGCCGACCTTGACGAGTCGCGGTCGGCGCTCCACATTGCGATCGAGAATCTCGACCACGATCTCAACATCGGCTCGATCGTGCGCACCGGCAATGCGTTCAACGTCGGCGGTGTCCACATCGTCGGCAGGCGCCGGTGGAACCGGCGCGGGGCCATGGTGACCGACCGCTATCTCGACATCATCCACCAGCCCGAGCCGGCCGATCTGGCGGGATGGGCGCAGGCCAACGGCTATGCGATCATCGGCATCGACAACGTCCCGGGGTGTACGGACCTTGAGGCGAGCCCACTGCCCGAACGGTCGATCCTCGTCTTCGGTCAGGAATCGAACGGGATCTCGCCCGAGCTCCTGGCGGAGTGCACCGAGGTGCGGCAGATTCCCATGTATGGGTCGACGAGGTCGATGAACGTGGCGGCCGCGGCCGCGATCGCCATCCACTCCTGGTCGGTCACCCACCAGTACAGGGGCTGA
- a CDS encoding serine hydrolase domain-containing protein, with translation MEAVILSSVDKVIRNRGDIERNFRFASVTKLFAAYAALIAVDRHLLDLDEEAGPATIRHLLGHASGLPFDEGGPVSEPGRRRVYSNLGIEVLGEHIETKVGTSIQSWIEQTVLEPLGLSSILIEGSPAHSGEGNAADLAAFGRELLEPTLIPEELLAEATSPSFGELSGILPGYGRQQDNAWGLGFEIRATKDPHWLGATFSPSAFGHFGQSGSFLWVDPEVQLTGVYLGDEDFGQKHKDLWPGLTDRMRAGEEF, from the coding sequence GTGGAAGCCGTCATTCTCAGTTCTGTAGACAAAGTCATCCGAAATCGCGGCGACATCGAACGGAATTTCCGCTTCGCGTCAGTCACCAAACTCTTCGCAGCCTACGCCGCCCTCATCGCCGTCGACCGGCATCTGCTCGACCTCGACGAGGAGGCGGGACCCGCGACCATCCGCCATCTTCTCGGCCACGCCTCGGGCCTGCCGTTCGACGAGGGCGGCCCCGTGTCGGAGCCGGGCCGGCGCCGCGTCTACTCAAACCTGGGAATCGAGGTTCTTGGAGAGCACATCGAGACGAAAGTCGGCACGTCGATCCAATCCTGGATCGAGCAGACGGTGCTCGAGCCGCTCGGCCTGTCCTCGATCCTCATCGAGGGATCACCCGCCCATTCGGGTGAGGGCAATGCCGCGGACCTTGCGGCCTTCGGTCGAGAGCTCCTTGAGCCCACCCTCATCCCCGAGGAGCTTCTCGCTGAGGCGACGTCACCCAGCTTCGGCGAACTGTCCGGGATCCTGCCGGGCTACGGCCGGCAGCAGGACAATGCATGGGGTCTCGGCTTCGAGATCAGGGCGACGAAGGACCCCCACTGGCTCGGGGCGACCTTCTCGCCATCGGCGTTCGGACACTTCGGCCAGTCCGGTTCGTTCCTCTGGGTCGATCCCGAGGTCCAGCTGACCGGCGTCTATCTGGGCGACGAGGACTTCGGCCAGAAGCACAAGGACCTGTGGCCGGGCCTGACGGACCGGATGAGGGCGGGCGAGGAGTTCTGA
- a CDS encoding SDR family NAD(P)-dependent oxidoreductase has product MGTALVTGATSGIGREIAWQLAAEGNDIVLVARNVPALEEYAERIRTFTGQKVETLRADLATEEGARAVGERVASRERPIGLVVNNAGFGLGQSFLGGSLDRELEGMDVMARAILIICHAAAGEFARRGYGAILNISSMTSLTAQGTYSAHKAWVRTFSEGLAETLRPHGVNVTVSCPGLVHTDFHARTNVDASQWPEFAFIPVDRVASRSLDAVRRGRVIVTPSPVYAAAAGILRLSPRALVRRVAGPGRSGRAAGT; this is encoded by the coding sequence ATGGGTACAGCACTGGTCACCGGCGCCACCTCCGGCATCGGCCGAGAGATCGCCTGGCAGCTGGCGGCCGAGGGCAATGACATCGTCCTCGTCGCTCGGAACGTCCCGGCCCTCGAGGAGTACGCGGAGAGGATCCGCACCTTCACCGGGCAGAAGGTCGAGACGCTCCGCGCCGACCTTGCCACGGAGGAGGGCGCCCGCGCGGTCGGGGAGCGTGTCGCCAGCCGAGAGCGCCCCATCGGCCTCGTCGTCAACAATGCCGGATTCGGGCTCGGCCAGAGCTTCCTCGGCGGCAGTCTCGACCGTGAGCTCGAGGGCATGGATGTCATGGCCCGCGCCATCCTCATCATCTGCCACGCCGCGGCCGGCGAGTTCGCCCGGCGGGGCTACGGCGCGATCCTCAACATCTCGTCGATGACCTCGCTGACCGCGCAGGGCACTTACTCGGCCCACAAGGCCTGGGTCCGGACCTTCTCGGAGGGCCTCGCCGAGACCCTGAGGCCCCACGGCGTCAACGTCACCGTCTCCTGCCCGGGACTCGTCCACACCGACTTCCACGCACGGACCAACGTCGACGCGAGCCAGTGGCCCGAGTTCGCCTTCATCCCCGTCGACAGGGTGGCCTCCCGCTCCCTCGACGCCGTCCGTCGCGGCCGCGTCATCGTCACTCCCTCGCCCGTCTACGCGGCCGCGGCGGGGATCCTCCGGCTCTCACCGCGGGCACTCGTCCGCCGGGTCGCCGGGCCCGGCCGCTCCGGCCGTGCCGCCGGCACCTGA
- a CDS encoding LLM class flavin-dependent oxidoreductase, with protein MQYANPLQFAEDAGAADLIAGGRLQLGISRGSPEQVIGGFRHFGFEPGEGQSDADMARAHTEEALEVIDGRRFAAPHPRPMFPNPPGLLRIEPYSEGLRRRIWWGAGSNSTARWAARQGMHLMSSTLKNDESGEPFHVQQRRQIEEFRSEWARHDHGFEPRVSVSRSILPIVTDEDRRYSIPGGRNDQFGHLDSARAVFGRTYADEPDALIEQLGQDEALQAADTLLLTVPNQLGVEFNGRLIDSVLSHIAPGLGWR; from the coding sequence ATGCAGTACGCGAACCCGCTCCAGTTCGCGGAGGATGCGGGGGCGGCTGATCTCATCGCTGGCGGTCGCCTCCAGCTCGGCATCTCCCGCGGCTCGCCGGAGCAGGTGATCGGCGGCTTCCGTCACTTTGGATTCGAGCCGGGCGAGGGTCAGTCCGACGCCGACATGGCGCGCGCCCACACAGAGGAGGCCCTCGAGGTCATCGACGGCAGGCGGTTCGCCGCGCCGCATCCCCGACCCATGTTCCCCAACCCGCCGGGCCTGTTGCGGATCGAGCCGTACTCGGAGGGTCTGCGGCGGCGGATCTGGTGGGGTGCGGGCTCGAATTCGACCGCCCGCTGGGCCGCTCGCCAGGGCATGCACCTCATGTCGTCGACCCTGAAGAACGATGAGTCGGGCGAGCCCTTCCACGTCCAGCAGCGCCGACAGATCGAAGAGTTCAGGAGCGAATGGGCGCGCCACGACCACGGCTTCGAGCCGCGGGTGTCAGTGTCCCGGTCGATCCTCCCCATCGTCACGGACGAGGATCGGAGGTACTCGATCCCCGGAGGCCGCAACGACCAGTTCGGACACCTCGACTCCGCCCGGGCCGTGTTCGGCAGGACCTACGCGGACGAACCCGATGCCCTCATCGAGCAGCTCGGACAGGACGAGGCGCTTCAGGCCGCCGACACCCTCCTGCTCACAGTGCCGAACCAGCTCGGGGTCGAATTCAATGGCCGCCTCATCGACTCCGTCCTCTCCCACATCGCGCCGGGCCTCGGCTGGCGCTGA
- the hemL gene encoding glutamate-1-semialdehyde 2,1-aminomutase, translating to MSDLFTRAQRVIPGGVDSPVRAFGSVGGSPVFIDRASGPFVYSRERQYIDLVGSWGPALLGHAHPVVVDAVQRAAERGLSFGAPTEAEIELAELVIDRVDPVEKIRFVSTGTEATMTAIRLARGFTGRDIVVKFAGCYHGHEDSMLVAAGSGVATFGMSSSAGVPKGTVEDTVVLPYNDREAVTQLFASHGDRIAAIITEAAPANMGVVPPEPGFNAFLKAECEKSGALLILDEVLTGFRVSRAGFWGIDQATPYEPDLLCFGKVIGGGMPLAALGGRADVMDHLAPLGPVYQAGTLSGNPLATAAGIATLTLADDEVYAAVDRAANALSDGLSRSLTSAGVAHTIQKVGSLFSILFSDDPAGSYDDVIAQDQFRYAPFFHSLLSSGIHLPPSVFEAYFVSATHDEEIIARILDAAPEAARAAAEASSART from the coding sequence GTGTCTGATCTGTTCACACGCGCGCAGCGCGTCATCCCCGGCGGCGTGGACTCGCCCGTCCGCGCTTTCGGCTCGGTCGGCGGCTCCCCCGTCTTCATCGACCGGGCCTCCGGTCCCTTCGTCTACTCCCGCGAGAGGCAGTACATCGACCTCGTCGGGTCGTGGGGCCCTGCCCTGCTCGGGCACGCTCACCCCGTCGTCGTCGACGCTGTCCAGCGCGCCGCAGAGCGCGGCCTCTCGTTCGGCGCTCCGACCGAGGCCGAGATCGAACTCGCCGAACTTGTCATCGACCGGGTCGATCCGGTCGAGAAGATCCGTTTCGTCTCAACCGGCACAGAGGCGACGATGACCGCGATTCGTCTGGCGCGCGGGTTCACGGGCAGGGATATCGTCGTCAAGTTCGCCGGCTGCTACCACGGGCATGAAGACTCCATGCTCGTCGCGGCAGGGTCTGGTGTCGCCACCTTCGGCATGTCGTCCTCCGCCGGTGTTCCGAAGGGTACGGTCGAAGACACCGTCGTCCTGCCCTACAACGACCGAGAGGCGGTCACGCAGCTGTTCGCCTCCCACGGCGATCGCATTGCCGCCATTATCACCGAGGCGGCTCCCGCCAATATGGGGGTCGTCCCGCCCGAGCCCGGATTCAACGCCTTCCTCAAGGCGGAATGCGAGAAGAGCGGTGCCCTTCTCATCCTCGACGAGGTGCTGACTGGGTTCCGCGTCTCTCGCGCAGGCTTCTGGGGCATCGATCAGGCCACCCCGTACGAGCCGGACCTCCTGTGCTTCGGCAAGGTCATCGGCGGGGGCATGCCTCTTGCGGCACTCGGCGGACGCGCGGACGTCATGGACCACCTCGCACCGCTCGGCCCCGTCTATCAGGCAGGCACTCTCTCTGGAAACCCATTGGCGACGGCGGCCGGCATCGCCACGCTCACACTGGCCGACGATGAGGTCTACGCGGCAGTCGACAGGGCCGCCAACGCCTTATCGGATGGCCTCTCACGGAGCCTGACCAGCGCGGGAGTCGCCCACACCATCCAGAAGGTCGGCTCGCTCTTCTCCATCCTGTTCTCGGATGACCCAGCGGGCAGCTACGACGACGTGATCGCACAGGACCAGTTCCGCTACGCGCCCTTCTTCCACTCGCTCCTCAGCTCCGGCATCCATCTCCCACCGTCCGTGTTCGAAGCCTATTTCGTCTCTGCGACGCACGACGAGGAGATCATCGCTCGCATCCTCGACGCCGCCCCGGAAGCGGCTCGCGCGGCAGCCGAAGCATCCAGCGCCCGCACCTGA
- the hemB gene encoding porphobilinogen synthase, with translation MRGLVREAGFTAGSLVLPMFVREGISEPAPIASMPGVYQHTIDSLKAAAREAVDAGVGGLMLFGVPADHDALGSAGVDPDGILNRGLRALKEAVGDEAVIIADLCLDEFTDHGHCGVLDVDGTVDNDATLEIYSAMAVEQARAGAHMLGLSGMMDGQVSACRTALDEAGFTSVSILAYSAKYASAYYGPFREAVDSQLKGDRRTYQMDVGNRTEGLREALLDIDEGADVVMVKPAGSYLDVLSDVAQASTVPVAAYQVSGEYAMIEAAAANGWLDRDRTIMESVTAITRAGATIICTYWATEIAKKVSRV, from the coding sequence ATGAGAGGCCTCGTCCGAGAGGCCGGCTTCACCGCCGGCAGCCTCGTCCTGCCGATGTTCGTCCGCGAGGGCATCTCCGAGCCCGCACCGATTGCCTCGATGCCGGGCGTCTACCAGCACACGATCGATTCCCTCAAGGCCGCGGCTCGGGAGGCTGTCGATGCCGGGGTCGGCGGTCTCATGCTCTTCGGAGTCCCGGCCGACCATGACGCCCTCGGCTCGGCTGGCGTGGACCCCGACGGAATCCTCAACCGTGGGCTGCGCGCCCTGAAAGAGGCAGTGGGCGATGAGGCTGTCATCATCGCCGACCTGTGCCTCGACGAGTTCACCGATCATGGCCACTGCGGCGTCCTCGACGTCGACGGAACGGTGGACAACGATGCGACGCTGGAGATCTACAGCGCGATGGCGGTGGAACAGGCTCGCGCCGGAGCCCACATGCTCGGCCTCTCGGGCATGATGGATGGCCAGGTCTCCGCCTGCCGAACGGCTCTCGACGAGGCCGGCTTCACCTCCGTCTCGATTCTCGCCTACTCAGCCAAGTACGCATCCGCCTATTACGGCCCCTTCCGAGAGGCAGTCGACTCGCAGCTGAAGGGCGACCGCCGGACATACCAGATGGATGTGGGAAACCGGACGGAGGGCCTGCGAGAGGCTCTCCTCGATATCGACGAGGGAGCGGATGTCGTCATGGTGAAACCCGCAGGCTCCTACCTCGACGTTCTGTCGGATGTCGCCCAGGCATCGACCGTCCCCGTCGCCGCCTACCAGGTGTCCGGCGAATACGCGATGATCGAGGCGGCGGCGGCCAACGGCTGGCTGGATCGAGACCGGACCATCATGGAGTCAGTCACCGCGATCACCCGTGCCGGCGCCACCATCATCTGCACCTACTGGGCCACCGAGATCGCGAAGAAGGTATCACGTGTCTGA
- a CDS encoding GNAT family N-acetyltransferase has product MTISLTRIDPAAERDALVSFMTANAFPFHVNARPTAEQVEELIAAGAYRDEDNDSYWIEHETHGRIGFFRYEDLTDMAPLFDLRLAESARGLGLAADILRVATDRIFRLMPEVNRFEGQTREDNVPMRRVFERCGWVQEAYYREGWPVDGAEPLASVAYSILRRDWQSGTATPISWEIPASS; this is encoded by the coding sequence GTGACTATCAGCCTCACCCGAATCGACCCCGCAGCAGAACGCGACGCGCTCGTCTCCTTCATGACGGCGAATGCCTTCCCCTTCCATGTCAATGCCAGGCCTACGGCCGAGCAGGTGGAGGAGCTGATCGCCGCCGGCGCCTACCGCGATGAGGACAACGACTCCTACTGGATCGAGCACGAGACGCACGGGCGGATCGGGTTCTTCCGTTATGAGGACCTGACGGATATGGCGCCGCTGTTCGACCTGCGGCTCGCCGAGTCGGCTCGGGGCCTGGGTCTTGCGGCGGACATCCTCCGCGTCGCGACCGACAGGATCTTCCGCCTCATGCCCGAGGTCAACCGCTTCGAAGGTCAGACCCGTGAGGACAATGTCCCGATGAGGCGCGTGTTCGAGAGGTGCGGCTGGGTCCAGGAGGCCTACTACCGTGAAGGGTGGCCGGTCGATGGAGCCGAGCCACTCGCCTCCGTCGCGTACAGCATCCTGCGGCGCGACTGGCAGTCGGGTACGGCCACCCCGATCTCGTGGGAGATCCCGGCCAGCTCCTAA
- a CDS encoding LemA family protein — MHVGVILGAVALIILILASWAGASSRSLRHLHERVEGSWQQIEVESHRRRQLIPMLIDALTGRAPDEVVSDLVEARGRAQQARGSAADQARLEGELSAAVDRALATGECTPGLKASGPFCDIRAELAAIDDRISGERRAYNADVDAYNAVLETPSGAVVARLMGLRPAERFESTWTAMPVPAVAAAGGVAE; from the coding sequence ATGCATGTCGGAGTCATCCTCGGCGCCGTCGCCCTCATCATCCTCATCCTCGCCTCATGGGCTGGTGCCAGCAGCAGGAGCCTGAGGCACCTGCACGAGAGGGTGGAGGGGTCCTGGCAGCAGATCGAGGTCGAGAGCCATCGGCGTCGCCAGCTCATCCCCATGCTCATCGACGCCCTCACGGGTAGAGCGCCAGATGAGGTCGTGAGTGACCTGGTCGAGGCGCGTGGCCGCGCCCAGCAGGCCCGGGGCTCCGCTGCCGACCAGGCGCGACTGGAGGGCGAGCTCAGCGCGGCAGTGGACCGAGCGCTCGCCACGGGCGAGTGCACGCCCGGCCTCAAGGCCTCGGGCCCGTTCTGCGATATTCGAGCCGAGCTTGCCGCCATCGACGACCGCATCTCCGGCGAACGGCGGGCCTATAACGCCGATGTCGATGCCTACAACGCCGTGCTCGAGACTCCCTCGGGCGCTGTTGTCGCTCGCCTCATGGGGCTGAGGCCCGCCGAGCGCTTCGAGTCCACGTGGACGGCGATGCCGGTACCCGCAGTGGCCGCCGCGGGTGGGGTGGCCGAGTGA
- the pyrE gene encoding orotate phosphoribosyltransferase, protein MKNNDPQRQRLIELVRELAVIEGEVTLASGLVSDHYVDMRRATLHHEAAPLIGHVMLDMLEESGFGPDEIDAVGGLTMGADPVAAAILHAAASRGLAVDAFVVRKAAKGHGMQRRVEGPEIAGRRVVILEDTSTTGGSPLEALEAAREAGAEPVAVAVVVDRNTGAKERIEAAGVPYFAALSIDELR, encoded by the coding sequence GTGAAGAACAACGACCCCCAGCGCCAGCGCCTCATCGAGCTCGTCCGCGAACTCGCCGTCATCGAGGGTGAGGTCACCCTCGCCTCCGGCCTTGTGTCGGACCACTACGTTGATATGCGGAGGGCGACCCTCCACCACGAGGCCGCCCCCCTCATCGGCCACGTCATGCTCGACATGCTCGAGGAGTCGGGGTTCGGACCCGATGAGATCGACGCGGTCGGTGGACTGACGATGGGAGCGGATCCCGTCGCAGCCGCGATCCTTCATGCGGCCGCCTCGCGGGGCCTGGCCGTCGACGCCTTCGTCGTCCGCAAGGCCGCGAAGGGCCATGGCATGCAACGGAGGGTCGAGGGACCCGAGATCGCGGGCCGCCGGGTCGTCATCCTCGAGGACACGTCCACGACCGGTGGATCTCCCCTCGAGGCACTTGAGGCCGCACGTGAGGCGGGCGCGGAGCCTGTCGCCGTCGCCGTCGTCGTCGACCGGAATACGGGTGCGAAGGAGCGGATCGAAGCGGCGGGCGTGCCCTACTTCGCGGCCCTCTCCATCGACGAGCTGCGCTGA
- a CDS encoding ASCH domain-containing protein: MTVEEFWRECREALPGLPADMPEAWAFGALPEHADELLALVLAGTKTATASSLWDIEATGEMMPRPGDLSIILDGSGTPRALIETTAIAIVPFDEVSQEHAFAEGEDDRTLDSWREIHERYWRRHSESPRGFERGMPVVCEEFRLLHSSFNSSPLSC, encoded by the coding sequence ATGACTGTTGAAGAGTTCTGGAGGGAATGCCGCGAGGCGCTGCCCGGCCTGCCGGCGGACATGCCGGAGGCATGGGCCTTCGGGGCCCTGCCCGAGCATGCCGATGAGCTGCTGGCCCTCGTCCTTGCCGGCACGAAGACCGCGACAGCGTCGTCGCTGTGGGATATCGAGGCCACCGGCGAGATGATGCCGAGACCGGGCGATCTCAGCATCATCCTCGACGGCAGTGGGACCCCGCGTGCCCTCATCGAGACGACGGCGATCGCGATCGTCCCGTTCGATGAGGTATCGCAGGAGCATGCGTTCGCCGAGGGCGAGGACGATCGGACACTCGACTCATGGCGGGAGATCCACGAGCGCTACTGGCGCCGCCACTCGGAGAGTCCCCGGGGCTTCGAGAGGGGAATGCCGGTCGTGTGCGAAGAATTCCGGCTCCTGCACAGCTCATTCAACAGTAGCCCTCTCTCGTGCTGA
- a CDS encoding YnfA family protein yields MDISRSIALFVAAALAEIGGAWLVWQGVREHRGWLWIGAGVIALGIYGLVATLQPDANFGRILAAYGGVFVAGSLLWGMAMDGFRPDRYDVTGALLCLLGVAVIMYAPRGA; encoded by the coding sequence ATGGACATCTCGCGTTCGATCGCCCTCTTCGTCGCCGCAGCGCTCGCCGAGATCGGCGGGGCCTGGCTCGTCTGGCAGGGGGTGCGCGAGCATCGGGGTTGGCTGTGGATCGGTGCCGGCGTCATCGCCCTCGGCATCTACGGGCTCGTCGCCACGCTGCAGCCGGATGCGAACTTCGGCCGGATCCTCGCCGCCTATGGCGGGGTGTTCGTCGCGGGATCGCTCCTGTGGGGAATGGCGATGGATGGCTTCAGGCCGGACCGCTACGACGTGACCGGCGCCCTCCTCTGCCTCCTCGGAGTCGCCGTCATCATGTACGCGCCGCGGGGCGCCTGA